The sequence below is a genomic window from Effusibacillus lacus.
CTACCTTGAGCCCCCGGGTCAGGTCCTTCAGCTTCTCGTAGGGATTGTCATGGCCGTTCTTGCGCATTACGGTTTGCACAGCTTCGCCCAGTACCTCCCAGTTGTCGTCGAGATCCCTTGCCAGCGCCTGTTCATTGACGGACAACTGCTTCAACCCGCGAAGAGCCGCTTGAATCGCGATTACGGAATGTCCGACACCGACACCGATGTTGCGCAGTGTGGAAGAATCGGTCAGGTCCCGCTGCATTCGGGAAACCGGGAGCTTGATCGCCAGATGTTCCAGCATGGCGTTGCTGAGTCCGACGTTTGCTTCCGAGTTCTCAAAGTTGATCGGATTGACCTTGTGCGGCATTGTGGAGGATCCAATCTCACCCGCTACCGTCTGCTGTTTGAAGTACCCTAGAGAGATATAGGACCAAACATCCCGGTCAAAGTCGAGCAGGATGTTATTAAACCGAATCAAGGCCATGAACACTTCCGCCAGATAGTCATGCGGTTCGATCTGGGTCGTTAAAGGGTTGTAGGCAAGTCCCAACCCTTCCACCAGCGATCTGGCAATCTCTTGCCACGGCGCATCCGGATAGGCGGACACATGGGCATTAAAGTTGCCGACCGCCCCGTTGAACTTGCCAAGATACTCGAGACTTCGGATCTGCTTCAGTTGCCGCTGCCATCTGCGGACAAACACAGCCAGTTCTTTCCCTACAGTCGTGGGGCTTGCAGGCTGTCCGTGAGTTCGTGCCAGCATCGGCACGTCCTTTGTTTGGTCTGCAAAATCAGCTACTGCACCGGCCAACTTTTCCGCCAAAGGCAACCACACATCACGGATCGCCCCCTGAATCATCAATCCGTAGGAAAGGTTGTTGATGTCTTCCGACGTGCAGCAAAAATGGACGAATTCCGCCACATCCGCAAGCGACGTCTCCTTGATGCGGCGCTTGATATAATACTCCACCGCTTTCACATCGTGTTTGGTTGTTGCTTCAATTTTCTTAACTTCCAGCGATGCCGCCTCGTCGAAGTCAGCCGCCAGTGTCCGCAGGAAATCTACCTCCTGCTGCGTAAAAGAACGCACATCCTTGATCCAATCGTTTTGCGACATGGTGATCAGCCATTCGATCTCCACATGCACGCGATATTTGATCAGGGCCCATTCCGACACGTAGTCGCCCAGAATGCCGACCTGATCCCGATATCTTCCGTCAAGCGGTGAAATTGCCTTTATGGACATGGTCTTTGCTCCTTATTGTTGATCCTTTGTATTTTATGGCTGCCAGATGGCAAGCCCGTTAATGGTTGCAAGCGCTTCTTCGACGGATGGGGCCAGGACGTTGAGATGCCCCATCTTCCTTTTCTCTTTGGCTTCCGCTTTGCCGTAGAGATGGATCTTGATTCCCCTACCCAGGCAGTCTGCCTGATCCAGCACCGGCTGCAGGTGTTCCCCCAGAATGTTGACCATCACCACGGGCGTTAACAGATCGGTGTCTCCAAGCGGAAGATTGCAAACGGCCCGTATATGCTGCTCAAATTGGGACGTCATGCAGGCATCCATCGTGTAGTGGCCTGAATTATGGGGCCTCGGAGCCAGTTCGTTGACCAACAGGACGCCTTCTTTCCAGAACATCTCGACTGCGATAAGTCCGACCACATTCAGCTTTTCGGCAATTCGGATTGCCAGTTCCTGTGCCAGACGATTTGCTTCATCCGGAATCCGGGCCGGCACAATGGATTGGTGCAGGATATTCTCCCGGTGGATGTTTTCCGCTGTCGGGAAGGTGCGGACCTCCCCCGAGCCATTGCGGGCGGCAACAACCGACAGTTCCTTGTCAAAATCGACCCAGCCCTCGAGAACCAGTTCAGGCATTCTAGCGGAGGCCATCGCATCGGGCGAAATCCCGGAGTCCAACGATTTTTCCAGCCCTTTCCAGGCGCGTTCGATGTCAGCTTGTTCCCGCAGTACATATTGGCCTTTCCCGTCATAGCCTCCGGTGGCTGTTTTCAGCACACAGGGAAACCCCAGATCCGACACTGCTTGTTCCAGATCCCCAAGTGAGTGTACTGGCCGCCATGGTGCCACCGGAACCCCGATTGCTTCCAGGGCCGATTTTTCCCGAATCCGGTGTCTTGTAACATGAAGCACATGGCCCCCTTGAGGCAGATAGGATTCCTGTTCCAACTCCCGGACCATCTCGTCACTGACGTTTTCGAATTCGTAGGTCAAGACATCTGACCGTTTGGCCATCTTCCGGGCCGCTTCCAAGTTGTCCAGCGATGCCACGAATTCCTCATCGGCCACTTGTCCGCAGGGAGAATCAGCAGTTGCATCCATCGTGACGATCCGGTATCCCATTTCACGGGCTTTAAGCGCGATCATGCGACCCAGTTGGCCGCCACCCAAGATCCCGATGGTGCTGCCGGGCAGGATTCTCGGATACTCGTTCCTTGTTCGCTTCTCTTTCAACTGTCCCGAAGCGTCCGTCATGCCAGTTCCCCGCTTTCCATTACCTGCTGCCGTATAGCCGACCGCCTTTTCTCCAACAGTTCCCGGATCTCCGGTCGAGTCGTGCCAAGGATCTGAGCGGCCAGCAATCCCGCATTGGCAGCGCCTGCTTTGCCAATGGCGACGGTTGCTACAGGAACTCCCGCCGGCATCTGGACGATGGACAACAGGGAGTCCAGCCCGTTGAGGGCCTTTGACTGCACAGGAACACCGATCACCGGCAGCACGGTCTTGGCTGCCACCATACCGGGCAGATGGGCGGCCCCGCCCGCTCCCGCAATGATCACTTCCAGACCGCGTTCGACGGCGGTCTCCGCATATTCAAACATTAGGTCAGGCGTACGATGAGCTGATACCACTTTTTTCTCATAAGGAATCTGCAGTTCGTCCAGGATCACGCACGCTTCCCGCATGGTATCCCAATCGGATTGGCTCCCCATGATCACTCCCACCAACGGTTTCCTCATTATGGTACCTCCATTCATCCGCCTTATTATTCCACATTCCAGAAACAGAAACCCAGGCAGGGCAAGTTTCTTCCTCGTAAGCGAGCGAAACCTGCCCGCCTGGGCTTTTATCCCTTCGGTGTCATGCCAACCGGCATGTGAATCGCTTGGACCAGACATAAACCCCCTCTGCTTATAAAGGCTTTGGGGGGGTTTACCGGAACCCTAGATTCGCTTTCAACTCGTAGTCCGGTTATTTACGGTAACCGGGTAGAGACTTTCGGGCCATATTCCCGAAGATATACGAGTATTCAATTGAAGTGTCATCCATAAACAGTGTACCAGTGATGGTGGGGGGTGTCAACGCAAAAGGCGAACAATTTTAACTAACCAGGAAGAAACGTTCGTAAATGAGCTGGGACCTCTCGCTTTTTCGACTAAGTTTTTTCACCTTCCGCCAACAGCGGACTGTACATCATCAACGCATGATTCTCTGTTACCAACTCATCATCCACTTGCTCCCCATTCTCGAATACCCTCCGCCAAATCTGGTTATGACGGACATGCCCGCCCCAGAGTTCCTGTGTAAACCGGTGATGTTTTTCATAGACTTCATAAGTTTTCGCAATCGGCTGATCGGCAAGCCACACCCCAACCAGGTGGGTGTCGGTCAGATCCAGCTGCAGGCAAAAAGTGACATCGGTATCATTGCGAATCTGCAAATCCACATAATTGTAAGCGCAGGTGGCACCGCTCCCAAAAGGCTGCGTGCGGTCCGCATCCGGAAACACATCATACTGGTGTCGGTACCGTTCTGTAACCGTCAAAGGTGTATGCAATGTCGCCCAATAGATGAGATTGGACAGTTGGCACAGACCTCCTCCGTAATCCGGTTGGAAGGTTCCCTCATGCAGCACCATCCCTTTCAAGTATCCGTTTCGCTTCGTGGGAGGGCCGATCAGCTTCCAGTAACTCATGGTCTCGCCCGGTCTCAGGATCAACCCGTTCAGCTTGGGAACCGCCAGTTGCAAATTATGCACCTTATTTTTCTGCAACCACATATCGACGTTCCGAAGCTGCCGGTAAAGCAAGGAACGATGCTCAAACACCACATATAAAAAAGGGGCATCTCCCACACGCCCGTCCCATTTTTCCTGAGCGAAACCGGTGCCCGACAGATGCCATTGAATATATCTCTTAAGGGAAAAATAGAGCCTGCCCAACTTCATCCGCAGCCAACTCCGCCGTCGCGGGCGCAAACTGAATTCGTTCATGTGGTTCCTCCGGATCAAGTTTGTTTCTCCTGCCTTGCGGGGTCGTTCCAAGCTGTCTTCGGCCGGTTTTCCGGATAGCCGTGCTGCATTCGATATTCCTTTCTTGCCTCTGTGAAATCCCACCAGGACTTGTCGCTTTCCGGATTGTTGGCGAAATGAACCAGCAACCGGAATTGATCCTCCACACACGGGTCGATCCAACCCCCGCACTGCTGTTCCAATTGATCAAACAGTTTCGCCCCATCGGATCCTTGCAGCTCCTCCAGCGAATAATACCCCAGCCCAACCACGTCCTCTGCGAACCTCGGACCAATGGAAGGAATTTGTTGAAAAACCGCCAGTGCATGCAGAGTCTTGCCCCGGTTAATAGAGACTTGCAGGATTCTTGCCAACTCTTCCGGCTCCAGGTCAGCAATCTGTGCCAATGTGATTCTGTTCCGCTTGAGGTTACCCCATTCTTCCGGGGTTAAAGGCAGTTTGGGGGTTTTCGTTTTCATCCGGGGTTCCTCCATATAGTGACCTCCAAATTGAAAAATGACACCTTAGTCTCATCCCAAGGTGCCGCATCGTTTGCCTAACTCAATCTTTATTCAGTGAACCTGTCTTCTCGTATTTCTCCACCAACAGGTCAAATTTGAGATTACTCATTTAGTCCCACGACCAATTTACCCGGTCACTAGATGGCGTGTCAACCAAAAGTCGAAAGATTTTATCGTTAGGGTATTTAATGTTCGTTAAAGGACAGGAGAAACTTCTGTTGAAATATTAACCAGAACCAGATTGATGAGTACTGAGGAGGGTTATATGAAAAAGTTTAAACTGGGTTCGATACTGATAGCAGCGGCAATTCTGTTTGGTTCAACGATCCCCGCTAGTACAACTCTGGCTAACCAGGGCAAGTATGTACCACCGAAGCCTCTGTTCTCTGTTTATGTAGAAGGAAAGCCTGTGGCATTTAATGCTCCTCTACAAACGGAAGAGGGGCGGTTGCTCGTTGAAGTAGACCCTGTGGCTAAGGCTTTGGGGGCAAGTGTTTTCTTTAACTCTGATTCTACTCAGGCAGAAATCATTAAAGCTGACGTCCGACTCCAAATTGATTTTAAACAGGGAACTGTGGTGAAAAATGGGCAAGCCATCCCCGTGTCACCCAAACCCAAACTGCAGGATGGCCAACCTGTGCTACCAGCTAGATTCTTGGCAGAGACTTTTGGCCTGCCTATTACTTGGGACTCCAAAACGAATGAAGTACGCTTGGGGCCCAGTCAGGCAACTTTGGACAAATGGGCTGTCATTCGGACTCAACTCGTCAAGTCGCGTGATGCAATGCAGCAGTTGAACTCCTTCACAGCCAAGGCTCAATATGAGATTCACGCACAACTCCCAATTACGTTGGCTAAATTGGATGTTTCGGGTGAGGCAAAGGCTGTTTTTCATAAGGAACCACTGGCTGTACATGTGCAAACCAGTCCGGGCTCCACTTCCAATCTGCCCCCCAACTTTGCTGACAACCTTCTAAAAGAGTGGAACTTCTATATTGCAAACGGTAAAGTATACTCCCTGCATTATCGTGACCCAAAGAAATGGAAAGTCGAAACTCTGTCTGAAAGAGAAAGTATGGAAGCAAGCAATCCTTTCGCATCTTTTCTCAAAAACGAGGATATTGAAGAGTATCTTCCCTATACAGAGTTACTTGAAGAAGATGGATACCAGATGGTTGTGTTCCGCTTGACAGGGGATGATTACAGAGCCATGAAGCAAGCCAGAGCTGC
It includes:
- the purK gene encoding 5-(carboxyamino)imidazole ribonucleotide synthase, which gives rise to MTDASGQLKEKRTRNEYPRILPGSTIGILGGGQLGRMIALKAREMGYRIVTMDATADSPCGQVADEEFVASLDNLEAARKMAKRSDVLTYEFENVSDEMVRELEQESYLPQGGHVLHVTRHRIREKSALEAIGVPVAPWRPVHSLGDLEQAVSDLGFPCVLKTATGGYDGKGQYVLREQADIERAWKGLEKSLDSGISPDAMASARMPELVLEGWVDFDKELSVVAARNGSGEVRTFPTAENIHRENILHQSIVPARIPDEANRLAQELAIRIAEKLNVVGLIAVEMFWKEGVLLVNELAPRPHNSGHYTMDACMTSQFEQHIRAVCNLPLGDTDLLTPVVMVNILGEHLQPVLDQADCLGRGIKIHLYGKAEAKEKRKMGHLNVLAPSVEEALATINGLAIWQP
- a CDS encoding copper amine oxidase N-terminal domain-containing protein yields the protein MKKFKLGSILIAAAILFGSTIPASTTLANQGKYVPPKPLFSVYVEGKPVAFNAPLQTEEGRLLVEVDPVAKALGASVFFNSDSTQAEIIKADVRLQIDFKQGTVVKNGQAIPVSPKPKLQDGQPVLPARFLAETFGLPITWDSKTNEVRLGPSQATLDKWAVIRTQLVKSRDAMQQLNSFTAKAQYEIHAQLPITLAKLDVSGEAKAVFHKEPLAVHVQTSPGSTSNLPPNFADNLLKEWNFYIANGKVYSLHYRDPKKWKVETLSERESMEASNPFASFLKNEDIEEYLPYTELLEEDGYQMVVFRLTGDDYRAMKQARAAKYGYFRNDYEELAPSHSKLVLYFDKSTAHLVKSHISARLYESVPYAVDAFITLGDFNSAPPVIVSPDALKAEQEQERGDRR
- the purE gene encoding 5-(carboxyamino)imidazole ribonucleotide mutase, with amino-acid sequence MRKPLVGVIMGSQSDWDTMREACVILDELQIPYEKKVVSAHRTPDLMFEYAETAVERGLEVIIAGAGGAAHLPGMVAAKTVLPVIGVPVQSKALNGLDSLLSIVQMPAGVPVATVAIGKAGAANAGLLAAQILGTTRPEIRELLEKRRSAIRQQVMESGELA
- a CDS encoding VanW family protein, which gives rise to MNEFSLRPRRRSWLRMKLGRLYFSLKRYIQWHLSGTGFAQEKWDGRVGDAPFLYVVFEHRSLLYRQLRNVDMWLQKNKVHNLQLAVPKLNGLILRPGETMSYWKLIGPPTKRNGYLKGMVLHEGTFQPDYGGGLCQLSNLIYWATLHTPLTVTERYRHQYDVFPDADRTQPFGSGATCAYNYVDLQIRNDTDVTFCLQLDLTDTHLVGVWLADQPIAKTYEVYEKHHRFTQELWGGHVRHNQIWRRVFENGEQVDDELVTENHALMMYSPLLAEGEKT
- the purB gene encoding adenylosuccinate lyase, which encodes MSIKAISPLDGRYRDQVGILGDYVSEWALIKYRVHVEIEWLITMSQNDWIKDVRSFTQQEVDFLRTLAADFDEAASLEVKKIEATTKHDVKAVEYYIKRRIKETSLADVAEFVHFCCTSEDINNLSYGLMIQGAIRDVWLPLAEKLAGAVADFADQTKDVPMLARTHGQPASPTTVGKELAVFVRRWQRQLKQIRSLEYLGKFNGAVGNFNAHVSAYPDAPWQEIARSLVEGLGLAYNPLTTQIEPHDYLAEVFMALIRFNNILLDFDRDVWSYISLGYFKQQTVAGEIGSSTMPHKVNPINFENSEANVGLSNAMLEHLAIKLPVSRMQRDLTDSSTLRNIGVGVGHSVIAIQAALRGLKQLSVNEQALARDLDDNWEVLGEAVQTVMRKNGHDNPYEKLKDLTRGLKVDAEAMRKFIEGLDLPTDDKARLLELTPATYVGLASQLLKHIGK
- a CDS encoding helix-hairpin-helix domain-containing protein — translated: MKTKTPKLPLTPEEWGNLKRNRITLAQIADLEPEELARILQVSINRGKTLHALAVFQQIPSIGPRFAEDVVGLGYYSLEELQGSDGAKLFDQLEQQCGGWIDPCVEDQFRLLVHFANNPESDKSWWDFTEARKEYRMQHGYPENRPKTAWNDPARQEKQT